In a genomic window of Nodosilinea sp. E11:
- a CDS encoding DUF6920 family protein, with the protein MPQPLAHATPVTPETLWQSPSVSAEVLLPGDGRFDLTALTALPPLAQRYLRWAIAPGTPLASAVRLQMHGTIKLGDQWHRFTGEEVIRWPRGMIWRATAWMQGLPIVGSDRLVDGQGDMRWKLLGLLPVMQASGEDVAKSAAGRVQGEAVWLPSVLCNPEIIWTELNDSQLQADFTAFGEPAHLTLTLNVQGAIQQVALQRWGQPEGDDYHYGTFGVIAEASSTFDGYTIPTRIRAGWFFGTDRFEREGEFFRCTIDRARFGFH; encoded by the coding sequence ATGCCTCAACCCCTAGCTCACGCCACGCCCGTTACGCCGGAGACCCTATGGCAATCGCCGTCCGTTTCTGCTGAAGTCTTGCTGCCAGGCGATGGGCGCTTTGACCTAACAGCGCTCACCGCTCTGCCGCCCCTGGCCCAACGCTACCTGCGGTGGGCTATTGCCCCTGGCACCCCCCTGGCCTCAGCGGTGCGCTTGCAGATGCACGGCACCATCAAGCTGGGCGACCAGTGGCACCGATTCACGGGCGAAGAAGTGATTCGCTGGCCGCGAGGCATGATCTGGCGGGCCACCGCCTGGATGCAGGGCCTACCGATCGTTGGCAGCGATCGCCTGGTAGACGGCCAGGGTGACATGCGCTGGAAGCTGCTAGGGCTACTGCCAGTCATGCAGGCCAGCGGGGAAGATGTGGCCAAATCTGCGGCGGGGCGCGTCCAGGGCGAAGCGGTGTGGTTGCCCTCGGTGCTCTGCAATCCAGAAATTATTTGGACCGAGTTAAATGACTCCCAGCTCCAGGCCGATTTCACTGCCTTTGGTGAACCCGCCCACCTGACGCTAACCCTAAATGTCCAGGGGGCGATCCAGCAGGTGGCCCTCCAGCGCTGGGGCCAACCCGAGGGGGACGACTACCACTACGGCACCTTTGGCGTCATCGCCGAAGCCAGCAGCACCTTCGACGGATACACCATTCCCACTCGGATTCGAGCGGGTTGGTTCTTTGGCACTGACCGCTTTGAGCGCGAGGGCGAATTCTTCCGCTGCACCATCGACCGAGCCCGCTTCGGATTTCACTAA
- a CDS encoding TonB family protein: MSLSEICVQQHEHEQKKLKRLLLWGLLGSLGAHGIALSLSQFNFWQAATDELTPIELIVTESLTEPLPDEPEVLPDPTQPAELSTQTNNPAATTASAPPRAAVVAPTEPLPPPVEQVTPNNPEPLEDTQAESALKQPQSTAEEEPTLSEDEPTETAEATPEELEPEAVATEPSESQAERLRDLLQRLRDSQATAGTSTAAVPTESATAGTGTIPNAPAEDSPGVAAAPSTTQGSGQGQGSRTVACQNCVRPSYPQSALAAGAEGQPMVSVDINPDGSVRSVTLTRSSGNADIDQAAIQAARTSRFQPVAGGASVPIEYDLTIDGSRRNRDARRRGERQAVEVPTSPSPETTPAPAESTSASPQPSSGPETPPETPAETPAPAAEPAAPPVPVTPPATLAPADSAPPESVPESVPESAPEPAPAAPPPIAPPAPVAPPVALPPVAPPPAAPAPAAPPAESAE; this comes from the coding sequence ATGAGCCTTTCAGAGATCTGTGTTCAACAACACGAGCACGAGCAGAAAAAGCTGAAGCGACTCTTGTTGTGGGGGCTTTTGGGATCCTTGGGTGCCCACGGGATCGCGCTCAGTCTCAGCCAGTTCAACTTCTGGCAAGCGGCCACCGATGAGCTAACGCCTATCGAACTCATTGTCACCGAGTCTCTAACCGAGCCACTGCCCGACGAGCCAGAGGTCTTGCCCGACCCCACCCAGCCCGCCGAACTCAGCACCCAAACCAACAACCCAGCGGCGACGACGGCCAGCGCTCCACCCCGGGCAGCGGTGGTGGCCCCAACGGAGCCATTGCCCCCCCCAGTGGAGCAAGTTACCCCCAACAATCCAGAACCGCTAGAAGACACCCAGGCCGAATCAGCCCTCAAACAGCCCCAGTCCACCGCCGAAGAGGAACCGACCCTCAGCGAAGACGAACCGACGGAAACGGCTGAAGCAACCCCAGAGGAACTGGAACCCGAGGCCGTCGCCACGGAACCCAGCGAATCTCAGGCCGAGCGGCTACGCGATTTGCTCCAGCGCCTGCGCGACTCCCAGGCCACCGCTGGCACCAGCACCGCCGCCGTGCCCACCGAGTCGGCCACCGCTGGCACGGGCACGATTCCCAATGCGCCTGCGGAGGACAGCCCTGGGGTCGCAGCGGCTCCCTCTACCACCCAGGGCAGCGGCCAGGGGCAGGGCTCGCGCACCGTCGCCTGTCAAAACTGTGTGCGCCCCAGCTACCCCCAGAGCGCTCTGGCCGCCGGGGCCGAGGGCCAACCCATGGTCAGCGTCGACATCAACCCCGACGGCAGCGTGCGCAGTGTTACCCTCACCCGCTCCAGCGGCAATGCCGACATCGACCAGGCCGCTATTCAGGCCGCCCGTACCTCCCGATTTCAACCCGTCGCAGGCGGGGCTAGCGTGCCGATCGAGTATGACCTCACCATTGACGGGTCGCGTCGCAACCGCGATGCCCGTCGCCGCGGCGAGCGCCAGGCCGTAGAAGTGCCCACGTCCCCCTCGCCAGAAACCACCCCGGCCCCGGCAGAATCTACATCCGCCTCGCCCCAGCCCAGTTCTGGCCCCGAAACGCCGCCCGAAACGCCAGCCGAAACCCCGGCCCCAGCCGCCGAGCCGGCGGCTCCCCCAGTCCCGGTTACACCCCCGGCAACGCTAGCCCCCGCTGACAGCGCTCCCCCTGAGTCAGTGCCCGAGTCAGTGCCCGAGTCAGCGCCCGAGCCTGCCCCTGCCGCTCCACCGCCGATCGCGCCCCCGGCTCCGGTTGCCCCTCCGGTAGCTCTACCTCCGGTAGCTCCACCCCCTGCAGCCCCAGCCCCAGCCGCACCACCAGCTGAGTCAGCGGAGTGA
- a CDS encoding TspO/MBR family protein has protein sequence MFPAWLVIAVVGVAIASASSLLSSRDIKWFKRQRRPDWLTFEFAIPFVWTVVFICGGWSAYIVWRQTQSWWLMAGYVLLELLIVSYTPVMCKLQSLRVGTAIGAAGFVFGLLLAWPVAQVDTAAFLLLLPYLLWSPVGTLITWQMMQLNPGQ, from the coding sequence ATGTTTCCAGCCTGGTTAGTCATTGCGGTGGTGGGGGTGGCGATCGCCTCTGCCTCCAGCCTGCTCAGTTCTCGCGACATTAAATGGTTTAAGCGGCAGCGTCGCCCCGACTGGTTGACCTTTGAGTTTGCCATTCCGTTTGTGTGGACAGTGGTCTTTATCTGCGGCGGCTGGTCGGCCTACATCGTCTGGCGACAAACCCAGAGCTGGTGGTTGATGGCGGGGTACGTCTTGCTAGAGCTGCTGATTGTCAGCTATACCCCGGTGATGTGCAAATTGCAGAGTTTGCGCGTGGGCACAGCGATCGGGGCGGCGGGGTTTGTGTTTGGGCTGCTGCTGGCCTGGCCCGTGGCGCAGGTAGACACAGCGGCATTTCTTCTGTTGCTCCCATACCTACTGTGGAGCCCAGTAGGAACGCTAATTACCTGGCAGATGATGCAGCTGAATCCGGGCCAGTAA
- a CDS encoding biopolymer transporter ExbD encodes MSYFPEEPEDEFELNIVPMIDVIFAILTFFIISSLFLTRSESLPVNLPQAASAELQQRTRITVSVEESGEIALNREAIALEDLQTGVRELMGSTQESVVVINADEAVSHGRVVAVMDQLRAIEGATLGIATRQPQD; translated from the coding sequence ATGTCCTACTTTCCCGAAGAACCCGAAGATGAGTTTGAACTCAACATCGTGCCGATGATCGATGTGATCTTTGCGATTTTGACGTTTTTCATTATTTCGAGCCTGTTTCTCACCCGCTCAGAATCGCTGCCGGTGAACCTGCCCCAGGCGGCCAGTGCTGAGTTGCAGCAGCGCACGCGGATTACGGTGAGCGTTGAGGAGTCGGGGGAGATTGCCCTGAACCGGGAGGCGATCGCCCTCGAAGATCTCCAGACTGGCGTGCGTGAGCTGATGGGGAGCACCCAGGAGTCGGTGGTGGTGATCAACGCCGACGAAGCGGTCAGCCACGGGCGCGTGGTGGCGGTGATGGACCAACTGCGCGCGATTGAAGGGGCAACGTTGGGCATTGCCACACGACAGCCGCAGGATTAG
- a CDS encoding MotA/TolQ/ExbB proton channel family protein has translation MGTIFAAGGIVMWPLLGFSILAIALIAERTLFWIRINRRQRPVMQEILRTYRQAPMDVYPKLRQNVNLPIARIFLEALAIEGASPKQFHLALASAMQAELPHLRRFNTVFATIISVAPLLGLLGTILGLITSFAAIQLGDISSNANAVTGGISEALVSTAAGLVVAIGTLLFANLFRGFYKRQLALIQEYGGQFEILYETHYERQSQLRQEALVR, from the coding sequence ATGGGTACTATTTTCGCGGCAGGCGGCATCGTCATGTGGCCGCTGCTGGGGTTTTCAATTCTGGCGATCGCACTGATCGCTGAGCGCACCCTCTTCTGGATTCGCATCAACCGCCGCCAGCGCCCGGTGATGCAAGAGATTCTGCGCACCTATCGGCAGGCCCCCATGGATGTGTACCCTAAGCTACGGCAGAACGTTAACCTGCCCATCGCCCGCATTTTTCTCGAAGCGCTAGCTATCGAAGGGGCCAGCCCCAAGCAGTTTCACCTGGCCCTGGCCAGCGCCATGCAGGCCGAACTGCCCCATCTGCGCCGGTTTAACACCGTCTTTGCCACCATCATCAGCGTCGCTCCCCTGCTGGGGCTGCTCGGCACTATTCTTGGCCTAATCACCTCGTTTGCCGCCATTCAACTCGGCGACATTAGCTCTAATGCCAACGCCGTAACCGGCGGCATCAGCGAGGCTCTGGTGTCTACCGCCGCCGGGCTGGTGGTCGCCATTGGCACGCTGCTGTTTGCCAACCTGTTTCGTGGCTTCTACAAACGCCAGCTCGCGCTGATTCAAGAGTACGGCGGCCAGTTTGAGATTTTGTACGAGACCCACTACGAACGGCAGAGCCAGCTCAGGCAAGAGGCGTTGGTGAGGTAG
- a CDS encoding BlaI/MecI/CopY family transcriptional regulator: protein MSPLPLHRPRQLTLGPLEAEILAIVWAKGSATVKEIHDQILSDPDRDLTQASVTTVLQRLAKKGWLRREAIPPQESGRSRRVYRWRPTVSQQEARVLTAHQQLQSFLAVGSPDLVAAFADSLDVAELDQLDAIAARLRVLRSAQPPSSGEDA, encoded by the coding sequence ATGTCCCCCCTCCCTCTCCATCGTCCCCGCCAGCTTACCCTCGGACCGCTAGAGGCCGAAATTCTCGCCATTGTCTGGGCCAAGGGCAGCGCTACGGTGAAAGAGATTCACGACCAAATTCTGTCGGACCCCGATCGCGATTTGACTCAGGCTTCGGTGACCACGGTGTTGCAGCGGCTAGCCAAAAAAGGTTGGCTGCGGCGCGAGGCCATACCCCCCCAGGAGTCGGGTCGCTCTCGCCGGGTCTACCGCTGGCGGCCAACGGTGTCTCAGCAGGAGGCCAGGGTGCTGACGGCTCACCAGCAGCTTCAGAGCTTTTTAGCGGTCGGTAGCCCCGACTTGGTGGCGGCCTTTGCCGACAGTCTCGATGTGGCAGAGTTAGATCAGCTCGATGCGATCGCGGCTCGCCTGCGGGTTCTGCGTTCAGCCCAACCGCCTAGCTCAGGGGAGGACGCGTAA
- a CDS encoding DUF6671 family protein — translation MSDLRDWFAGRVAVLATMHRKEQAIAPLLETQLGVTVSVPPAFDTDGFGTFTGEVKRLSDQLSTARLKAEAALNCTGETLAIASEGSFGPHPQMPFISCDRELVILCDRQHQLEIVGECLSTDTNYRQQVVRNWSEAEAFAAAVDFPHHGLIVRVDETLIAKGITAADELAAAVTTAIQQSANGTARLETDMRALYNPTRLKVIAQATEHLLQVISQTCPDCGCPGFREVKRWPGLPCSLCGTPTLLTMLVRYQCQQCSYQQNRQPADLPPQADPSHCPYCNP, via the coding sequence ATGTCAGACCTGCGCGATTGGTTTGCTGGCCGAGTGGCGGTGCTGGCTACCATGCACCGCAAAGAGCAGGCGATCGCCCCCCTGCTCGAAACGCAGTTAGGTGTCACGGTAAGCGTTCCCCCTGCCTTTGATACCGACGGGTTTGGCACCTTTACCGGCGAGGTAAAGCGCCTCTCCGACCAGCTCTCCACCGCCCGGCTCAAAGCCGAGGCCGCTTTGAACTGTACTGGGGAGACCCTGGCGATCGCCAGCGAGGGCAGCTTTGGGCCGCATCCTCAGATGCCGTTTATCTCCTGCGATCGCGAGTTGGTTATTCTGTGCGATCGCCAGCACCAGTTAGAAATTGTCGGTGAGTGCCTTTCCACCGACACCAACTACCGCCAGCAGGTGGTTCGCAACTGGTCCGAAGCCGAAGCCTTTGCCGCCGCCGTAGATTTTCCTCACCACGGGCTGATCGTCCGGGTTGACGAAACTCTGATCGCCAAGGGCATTACCGCTGCCGACGAACTGGCAGCGGCGGTGACAACCGCTATTCAACAGTCTGCCAACGGCACCGCCCGCCTCGAAACCGATATGCGCGCCCTCTATAACCCCACCCGGTTGAAGGTCATTGCCCAGGCCACTGAGCACCTGCTACAGGTGATTTCCCAGACCTGCCCCGATTGCGGCTGCCCTGGCTTTAGGGAGGTGAAGCGGTGGCCAGGACTGCCCTGTAGCCTGTGCGGTACTCCCACGCTACTGACTATGCTCGTGCGCTATCAGTGTCAGCAGTGCTCTTACCAGCAGAACCGTCAACCCGCTGACCTGCCTCCCCAGGCCGATCCTAGCCACTGCCCCTACTGTAATCCATAG
- a CDS encoding CBS domain-containing protein, whose product MPNLQTADFSQSHNPEVLWSLGMAPLMVPQTATLREVISELNRDTIQGHSCVLVVQGHQLVGLVTDRDAIRLVVNSVDLDTPVAQHMTDSLTVLPVSETVSALDILNLMRQRQIHHMPLVDHDQRPVRLITISSLQQALQPPHVLKLQRAHSRMTTTLVTVHPTDSALAAATLLADYQVSCVAVVDPTAAGVLLGVVLRQDVLRFQSRHTDLAQLPVRAIMRDPQLCLKPDDSLWLAYQEMSQHRLPCLVVGTPEQQPLGVISQTDLLYSLDLRELQASFSHLWQSFKQSDNEKVEIWKSHSSELERLVQGRTEQLEEQAKCDRLLTTLTQRIHESLEVQDVLATTVGDVRQLLGADRALIYRFETTASGTVTVESVVPPWNSLLGYTIEDTCFEKHWSEAYRYGRVQAVEDIHRAGLSPCHIDMLEALQIQANLVVPIVCDHQLWGLLVIHQCGDVRRWRDWEIRLVEQLARSVAIAVRQSELYQKLQEDLEARKQYEIHLQQLNDQLEQRVEERTACWRQVTEKLRQEVDQRRQAEQTLAKTNQQLQAVLHAVPAMVSWVSKDGLYLGCNRRLAASFNLLPANFVGQHLGFLGEASPFCQFAQDFLASNANIISQEMQFSVKGIASHWLLVAQKYDQGGAAVFVGLDISDREQAKAALQTSEIKFRSLVEQTNDWVWEIDREFSFNYINPRASEILGCPAEAILNHRFTDFMADDEAVRFSTIWALLVGQRQPFTQLEATCLRPSGEAVILEISGSPVFNVKGEFEGYRGITRDITERKQIEVDIRKALTREKELSDLKTRFISMASHEFRTPLTTILASAETLERYAHKFTPEKQQTVLKRIQTSVHHMIGLLNDVLTVGKAEAGKLACTLAPIDLHRFCRDLVEEVQFAQVSTASPIEFTATGDRFQVLADEKLLRHILLNLLSNAVKYSPEHTPVTFAVTCGDGESIFQVSDRGIGIPPADQSRLFGAFHRAENVGNISGTGLGLAIAKRAAEAHQGRISLVSEVGLGTTFTVVLPLVLWSDHHG is encoded by the coding sequence ATGCCCAACCTTCAAACCGCAGATTTTTCTCAAAGTCATAATCCCGAGGTGCTTTGGTCTCTTGGCATGGCCCCATTGATGGTGCCTCAAACGGCCACGTTGCGAGAGGTGATTAGTGAGTTAAACCGCGACACAATTCAGGGGCATAGCTGCGTATTGGTGGTGCAAGGACACCAGCTCGTCGGTCTGGTCACCGATCGCGATGCCATTCGCCTGGTGGTCAACAGCGTGGATCTAGATACCCCGGTTGCTCAGCACATGACTGACTCGCTAACGGTGCTGCCGGTCAGCGAAACCGTCAGCGCCCTCGATATATTAAATCTCATGCGCCAGCGGCAGATTCACCATATGCCCCTGGTCGATCACGATCAGCGTCCGGTGCGACTGATAACTATCAGTTCGCTTCAGCAGGCGCTCCAGCCTCCCCACGTGCTCAAGCTACAGCGGGCGCATTCGCGCATGACCACCACCCTGGTGACCGTCCATCCCACCGACTCGGCTCTAGCTGCCGCTACGCTGCTAGCAGACTATCAGGTGAGCTGCGTAGCTGTGGTTGACCCCACGGCTGCCGGGGTGTTGCTCGGTGTGGTACTGCGGCAGGATGTGCTGCGCTTTCAATCGCGGCACACCGACTTGGCCCAGCTGCCAGTGCGGGCTATTATGCGAGATCCGCAGCTGTGCCTCAAACCCGACGATTCGCTCTGGCTGGCTTACCAGGAGATGAGCCAGCACCGCCTACCCTGCCTGGTGGTCGGCACCCCGGAGCAGCAGCCCCTGGGGGTGATCAGTCAGACAGACCTGCTCTACAGCCTTGATCTGCGCGAACTTCAGGCTTCCTTTAGTCACCTGTGGCAGTCGTTTAAGCAGTCTGATAACGAGAAGGTTGAGATCTGGAAAAGTCACAGTTCTGAGCTAGAGCGGTTGGTGCAGGGGCGCACCGAACAGCTCGAAGAACAGGCCAAGTGCGATCGCCTACTCACTACCCTGACCCAGCGGATCCACGAATCCCTTGAGGTGCAAGACGTTCTCGCTACCACGGTAGGGGATGTCCGGCAGTTGCTGGGGGCCGATCGCGCCTTGATCTATCGGTTTGAGACCACCGCTAGCGGCACCGTAACTGTAGAGTCGGTGGTGCCGCCCTGGAACTCGCTGCTGGGCTACACCATCGAAGACACCTGCTTTGAAAAACACTGGTCTGAGGCCTACCGCTACGGTCGTGTTCAGGCGGTGGAAGACATTCACCGAGCGGGTCTCAGCCCTTGCCATATCGATATGCTGGAGGCGCTGCAAATCCAAGCCAATCTGGTGGTACCGATTGTCTGCGACCATCAGCTCTGGGGGCTGTTAGTGATTCACCAGTGCGGCGATGTCCGCCGCTGGCGCGATTGGGAAATTCGACTGGTGGAGCAGCTGGCGCGATCGGTGGCGATCGCCGTGCGTCAGTCAGAACTGTATCAAAAGCTCCAGGAAGATCTCGAAGCCCGCAAACAGTACGAAATTCACCTGCAACAGCTCAACGATCAGCTAGAGCAGCGGGTGGAAGAACGCACGGCCTGCTGGCGTCAGGTGACTGAAAAGCTGCGTCAAGAAGTTGATCAGCGTCGCCAGGCTGAGCAAACTCTGGCCAAAACCAATCAGCAGCTTCAGGCCGTCCTCCACGCGGTACCCGCCATGGTGTCGTGGGTCAGCAAAGACGGGCTATACCTGGGCTGCAACCGCCGTCTGGCCGCTTCCTTTAACCTGCTGCCCGCCAATTTTGTCGGCCAGCATCTGGGCTTTTTGGGGGAAGCCTCACCCTTCTGCCAGTTTGCCCAAGATTTTTTAGCCAGCAATGCCAATATTATTAGCCAAGAAATGCAGTTCTCGGTGAAGGGAATAGCTAGCCACTGGCTGCTGGTGGCTCAAAAGTATGACCAGGGCGGCGCTGCGGTGTTTGTGGGGCTAGATATCAGCGATCGCGAGCAGGCCAAAGCCGCTCTGCAAACCAGCGAGATCAAATTTCGCAGCCTGGTCGAGCAGACCAACGACTGGGTTTGGGAGATCGACCGCGAGTTTAGCTTTAACTACATCAATCCCCGCGCTAGCGAAATTCTCGGCTGCCCCGCTGAAGCAATTCTCAACCACCGGTTTACTGACTTTATGGCCGATGACGAGGCGGTGCGCTTTAGTACCATTTGGGCACTGCTGGTGGGCCAGCGCCAGCCCTTTACCCAGCTCGAAGCCACCTGCCTGCGCCCCAGTGGCGAGGCCGTCATTCTTGAAATTAGCGGTTCCCCTGTTTTTAACGTCAAGGGTGAGTTTGAGGGCTACCGGGGCATTACCCGCGACATTACTGAGCGCAAGCAAATCGAGGTCGATATCCGCAAAGCTCTGACCCGCGAGAAAGAGCTGAGCGATCTCAAAACTCGGTTTATTTCTATGGCTTCCCACGAGTTTCGCACGCCGTTGACCACTATTTTGGCCTCTGCCGAAACCCTAGAGCGCTACGCCCATAAGTTCACGCCAGAAAAGCAGCAGACGGTGTTAAAGCGTATTCAGACCTCCGTGCACCATATGATTGGTCTGCTCAACGATGTGCTTACCGTCGGCAAGGCCGAAGCGGGCAAGCTGGCCTGTACCCTGGCCCCTATCGACCTGCATCGGTTTTGCCGCGACTTGGTTGAAGAAGTCCAGTTTGCCCAGGTCAGTACTGCCAGCCCCATCGAGTTTACCGCCACGGGCGATCGCTTCCAGGTGCTGGCCGACGAAAAGCTGCTGCGACACATTTTGCTCAACCTGCTCTCCAACGCGGTGAAATATTCCCCCGAGCATACCCCGGTCACCTTTGCGGTGACCTGTGGGGATGGCGAAAGCATATTTCAAGTGAGCGATCGCGGCATTGGCATTCCCCCTGCTGACCAATCCCGGCTCTTTGGTGCCTTTCACCGCGCCGAAAACGTGGGGAATATTTCCGGCACCGGCCTTGGTTTAGCAATCGCTAAGCGGGCCGCCGAAGCCCATCAGGGGCGCATCTCGTTGGTGAGTGAAGTGGGCCTAGGCACCACCTTTACTGTTGTTTTACCCCTTGTACTGTGGAGTGACCATCATGGCTAA
- a CDS encoding M56 family peptidase, whose product MHSSLLLITGLIAVAWRWQWRSPAGSWQARWQSALVAFCLPPLMVMLAAGAVISMGHHGTMMGWLVSPMGCWVSWGILGWLGGIGVYSLGRVIQTEWRLRQYATVALPTGGQARCLAIDLPVAAQVGLWHSSLLVSRGWLEQLTVAEQQAMLAHEQAHADYRDPLCFLGLSIVRRFAIGLPNTSTLWEELLLLREMRADRRAAETSDPLLLAELLVKLSRQMTLATQRDAPDLEPCLGFNEVLTLSRLEQRVQALLEPGPMTEPARLGPRPLIWLVVAALPWTATWLHS is encoded by the coding sequence ATGCACAGCAGTCTTTTGTTGATCACGGGGTTGATAGCAGTGGCGTGGCGGTGGCAATGGCGATCGCCCGCTGGTTCATGGCAGGCTCGCTGGCAGTCAGCCTTAGTTGCCTTTTGCCTGCCGCCGCTGATGGTGATGCTGGCCGCTGGGGCGGTGATCTCCATGGGGCACCACGGCACCATGATGGGCTGGTTGGTTAGCCCTATGGGCTGTTGGGTCAGCTGGGGAATATTGGGGTGGCTGGGGGGCATTGGGGTCTACAGCCTGGGGCGAGTCATCCAAACCGAGTGGCGGCTGCGGCAATATGCTACCGTCGCCCTGCCCACGGGTGGTCAGGCCCGTTGTTTAGCCATTGACCTACCGGTTGCGGCCCAAGTGGGGCTATGGCATTCATCTCTGCTGGTCAGTCGGGGCTGGTTAGAACAGTTGACCGTTGCCGAACAGCAGGCGATGCTCGCCCACGAGCAGGCCCACGCCGACTACCGCGACCCACTCTGCTTTCTAGGCTTGAGTATTGTGCGTCGCTTTGCTATTGGCTTGCCCAATACCTCGACCCTATGGGAAGAACTGCTGCTGCTGCGGGAGATGCGTGCCGACCGCCGCGCTGCCGAAACCAGCGATCCCTTATTACTGGCTGAGCTGCTGGTGAAACTCTCGCGCCAAATGACCCTAGCGACCCAGCGTGATGCGCCTGATCTCGAACCTTGCCTGGGGTTTAACGAAGTCCTGACGCTCAGCCGGTTAGAACAGCGGGTGCAGGCTTTGCTAGAACCTGGGCCAATGACAGAACCAGCCAGACTCGGCCCGAGGCCTCTAATCTGGCTGGTGGTTGCTGCACTGCCCTGGACTGCGACCTGGCTGCATAGCTGA
- a CDS encoding Acg family FMN-binding oxidoreductase has product MDNPSRLNDLVRYGTQAASSHNTQCWRFRVNEQSITILPDLSRRCPVVDPDDHHLYVSLGCAAENILQAAKAQGLAGQARFDTVGDGAVHLTFAPGESKTTPLFEAIPHRQCSRTEYDGQPLNPKELALLTAAGSGDGVRVVMLTQPADLAIVEDFVVQGNTAQLKNPAFVQELMAWVRFNPAEAERRGDGLYSAASGNPSLPRWLGKLILPLVLRPGSENEKCIRQLRSSAGVAVFVSAVNDPAHWVAVGRCYERFALQATALGIRHAFLNQPVEETALRPAFAQALGLNAERPDLVVRFGRGPELPRSPRRSLDDVLV; this is encoded by the coding sequence ATGGATAACCCCAGCCGCCTGAACGATTTAGTTCGCTACGGCACCCAGGCTGCCTCCAGCCACAATACCCAGTGCTGGCGGTTTCGAGTCAATGAGCAGAGCATTACCATCTTGCCTGACCTCTCTCGCCGCTGCCCCGTGGTCGATCCCGATGACCACCACCTCTACGTATCCCTGGGCTGCGCTGCCGAAAACATTCTCCAGGCCGCCAAGGCCCAAGGGCTGGCGGGGCAGGCGAGGTTTGATACGGTTGGGGATGGCGCTGTACACCTCACCTTTGCCCCCGGCGAATCCAAGACCACCCCGCTGTTTGAAGCGATTCCCCACCGCCAGTGCAGCCGCACCGAGTACGACGGCCAGCCTCTGAACCCAAAAGAACTGGCCCTGTTGACGGCGGCAGGCAGCGGAGACGGAGTGCGGGTGGTAATGCTGACCCAACCCGCTGACTTAGCGATCGTGGAAGACTTTGTGGTGCAAGGTAACACCGCTCAGCTCAAAAACCCCGCCTTTGTGCAAGAACTGATGGCCTGGGTTCGCTTCAACCCAGCGGAGGCAGAACGCAGGGGAGATGGGTTGTACAGCGCAGCGTCGGGAAATCCGTCGTTACCCCGCTGGTTAGGCAAGCTGATCTTGCCCCTGGTGCTGCGACCCGGTTCAGAGAATGAGAAGTGCATCCGACAACTGCGGAGTTCGGCGGGGGTGGCGGTGTTTGTGTCTGCGGTAAACGACCCAGCCCACTGGGTGGCGGTGGGCCGCTGTTATGAGCGCTTTGCCCTGCAAGCCACGGCCCTGGGCATTCGCCATGCGTTTTTGAACCAGCCGGTAGAGGAGACGGCCCTGCGGCCTGCGTTTGCCCAGGCACTGGGGTTGAATGCAGAACGGCCCGACCTGGTGGTGCGGTTTGGGCGGGGGCCAGAGCTGCCCAGGTCGCCCCGGCGATCGCTAGACGACGTGTTGGTGTGA